Proteins co-encoded in one Flavobacterium fluviale genomic window:
- a CDS encoding cytochrome-c peroxidase: protein MQIKSHYKKLVLLFMSLVALVLIAATDSNPVYTDPYKLEYPDYFGNRISIPENNPMSKQGVYLGKMLFYEKRLSSDKTISCGSCHQQKLAFTDGKTFSSGVNKILTKRNSMSLANLLWVRNFFWDGRAKGLEAQAKIPLSEPHEMGAYLDKAVIELQKTSLYPFLFKEAFGTAEITADRIAMAIAQFERTLISSNSPYDKYLRGEYKPTKEELSGMEMFMNSAVASKNIRGASCAQCHGTPKIYMELFHNNGLDSIPKDTGREQITGMSNDRGRFRVVTLRNIALTAPYMHDGRFKSLEEVLDHYNEHIEPSRTLSLSLQNRPNDIGGTSLGLTANEKSDIISFLKMLTDTDFITDPRFSDPHLSQN, encoded by the coding sequence ATGCAAATAAAATCTCATTATAAAAAACTCGTACTTTTATTCATGTCCTTGGTTGCTCTTGTGTTAATAGCTGCCACTGATAGCAATCCAGTATATACAGATCCGTATAAATTGGAGTACCCAGATTATTTTGGGAATAGAATTAGTATTCCTGAGAATAATCCAATGAGCAAACAAGGAGTATATTTGGGGAAAATGTTGTTTTATGAAAAAAGATTATCTTCAGATAAAACCATTTCCTGTGGAAGCTGCCACCAGCAGAAACTGGCTTTTACTGATGGAAAGACCTTTAGTTCTGGCGTAAATAAGATACTTACAAAACGTAATTCAATGTCGCTGGCAAACCTGCTGTGGGTAAGGAATTTTTTCTGGGACGGGAGAGCCAAAGGATTAGAAGCACAGGCTAAGATTCCGCTAAGTGAGCCGCACGAAATGGGAGCCTATTTAGATAAAGCAGTTATAGAACTTCAAAAAACGAGTCTGTATCCTTTTCTTTTTAAAGAGGCATTTGGTACGGCAGAAATAACAGCGGATCGAATTGCAATGGCTATTGCCCAGTTTGAGCGTACACTCATATCTTCCAATTCTCCTTATGATAAGTATTTGCGGGGGGAGTACAAGCCAACCAAGGAGGAGTTGAGCGGCATGGAAATGTTTATGAATTCTGCGGTGGCAAGTAAAAACATAAGAGGAGCAAGCTGTGCCCAGTGTCATGGTACGCCCAAAATCTATATGGAATTATTTCATAATAATGGTCTAGACAGTATCCCGAAAGATACAGGCCGAGAACAAATTACAGGAATGTCAAATGATAGGGGAAGGTTTCGTGTAGTGACACTTCGCAATATAGCACTTACAGCTCCTTACATGCATGACGGCAGATTCAAAAGCCTTGAAGAAGTGCTCGATCATTACAATGAACACATAGAGCCTAGCAGGACATTGAGTTTATCGCTGCAGAATCGCCCAAATGATATAGGAGGAACAAGCCTCGGATTAACAGCAAATGAGAAATCCGATATTATCAGCTTTTTGAAGATGTTGACTGACACTGATTTTATTACTGACCCACGATTCTCTGATCCGCATTTAAGCCAGAATTAA
- a CDS encoding winged helix-turn-helix domain-containing protein — protein MPRDKKYTVEVRLWIQESEGPFLGIGKIWLLENIKRTGSITNAAKEMKMAYRQAWQLVEEMNQRAESPLVEKLLGGKGGGGAKLTPAGERAVEVFYEVEKKIKDFALKETQNLKF, from the coding sequence ATGCCAAGAGATAAAAAATATACTGTAGAAGTAAGACTTTGGATTCAGGAATCTGAAGGTCCTTTTTTAGGGATTGGAAAAATATGGCTTCTTGAAAATATTAAAAGAACAGGTTCTATTACGAACGCAGCAAAGGAAATGAAAATGGCGTACCGCCAGGCATGGCAGCTGGTAGAAGAAATGAATCAGCGTGCCGAGAGCCCATTAGTAGAAAAGCTTTTAGGCGGGAAAGGCGGTGGTGGAGCAAAATTGACACCAGCGGGAGAAAGAGCTGTTGAGGTTTTTTACGAAGTTGAAAAAAAGATTAAAGATTTTGCCCTAAAAGAAACTCAGAATTTAAAGTTCTAA
- a CDS encoding SusD/RagB family nutrient-binding outer membrane lipoprotein, with amino-acid sequence MKKIKITAVILLLTAISISCTGSYEELNENPNLITEISPGTLLNPIIYGIASQNASQSVDVTFNLMQVSLPFPSITGGLHRYDVSNNIGNSAWNNYYKWLNNIREMRMASAKAGDGNYEAIALTLNALVYANLTDLFGPVPMTEAARGEDGILYPKYDKQEFIYETLLADLERANTLYDASRAMIYTEDILFQNNVLKWKKFTNSLKMRLLLRVSNRTETGAFAKLAYMADHPEVYPVFTNTAESAILKVTGVAPNVSPWGRPQDFNLNIKMASFFIDNLNTLEDPRRAIIATGATALVTNAPIGFKGITSAYEGSDSQFKYNASTLLNVQAQNPMQIFLLTYAEVEFIKAELAQRGLITDAAGHFEKGVRAAIEQVKAVTPAAYFNKPEAQYDGTLERIMLQKYYALYFTDYQQWFEYRRTGFPVLPKTTAMLNDGIMPSRFTYPDNQQIKNNANYLEAVEMVGGDNINTKVWWDK; translated from the coding sequence ATGAAAAAGATAAAAATTACAGCAGTAATCCTATTACTAACAGCAATTTCTATTTCCTGCACAGGAAGTTATGAAGAGCTTAACGAGAACCCTAATCTTATTACAGAGATAAGTCCGGGAACTTTATTAAATCCAATCATTTACGGAATTGCGTCGCAAAATGCATCGCAGAGTGTAGATGTTACTTTTAATTTAATGCAGGTTTCACTTCCTTTTCCAAGTATCACCGGCGGTCTGCACCGCTATGACGTGAGCAATAACATTGGTAATTCGGCATGGAATAATTATTACAAATGGCTCAATAATATCAGAGAAATGCGAATGGCTTCGGCAAAAGCAGGTGACGGAAATTATGAAGCAATAGCACTGACTCTTAACGCATTAGTTTACGCCAACCTTACAGATCTTTTTGGCCCTGTACCAATGACTGAAGCCGCTCGCGGAGAAGATGGTATTTTATATCCAAAATACGACAAACAAGAGTTTATTTACGAAACACTTTTAGCCGATTTAGAAAGAGCCAACACGCTTTATGATGCGAGTAGAGCAATGATTTATACAGAGGATATTTTGTTTCAGAATAATGTTTTGAAATGGAAGAAGTTTACCAATTCTTTGAAAATGAGATTGCTTTTGAGAGTTTCAAACAGAACAGAAACTGGGGCCTTTGCAAAACTGGCTTACATGGCAGACCATCCAGAAGTTTATCCTGTTTTTACCAATACTGCCGAAAGTGCTATTTTAAAAGTGACAGGAGTTGCGCCAAATGTTTCTCCGTGGGGAAGACCTCAAGATTTTAACCTGAATATAAAAATGGCTTCTTTTTTTATAGATAATTTAAATACACTTGAAGATCCAAGAAGAGCCATAATTGCAACAGGCGCAACAGCTTTGGTTACCAATGCGCCAATTGGATTTAAAGGAATTACTAGTGCTTATGAAGGTTCAGATTCTCAGTTTAAGTACAATGCATCAACCCTTTTGAATGTGCAGGCACAAAACCCAATGCAGATCTTTCTTTTGACTTATGCTGAGGTTGAATTTATAAAGGCAGAATTAGCACAGAGAGGTCTTATTACAGATGCGGCAGGGCACTTCGAAAAAGGCGTGAGGGCAGCAATAGAACAAGTTAAAGCAGTAACACCAGCAGCTTATTTTAATAAACCAGAAGCACAATACGACGGAACTTTAGAAAGAATCATGCTTCAGAAATATTACGCTTTATATTTTACAGATTATCAACAGTGGTTTGAATACCGCCGAACAGGATTTCCAGTACTGCCAAAAACCACTGCGATGCTGAATGACGGAATTATGCCGTCAAGATTTACGTATCCAGATAATCAGCAGATTAAAAACAATGCAAACTATCTAGAAGCCGTTGAGATGGTTGGAGGTGACAATATCAATACTAAAGTTTGGTGGGACAAATAA
- a CDS encoding glycerophosphodiester phosphodiesterase family protein: MLKIKKISCVALIVLAIYSCDSQKNITSKNRIEVQGHRGDRGNFPENSIPAFISAVKKGVDVVELDVVISKDQKVVVSHEPFMSSKYMLDVEGKLVTKEKQKSYNLYEMTYDSIRKFDSGSRGNEAFPQQQKQKTYKPLLSEVIDSVEQYISRNNLKSVRYNIEIKSEKAEYGISQPEPEQFCQLVMKIIKEKRMEDKISIQSFDPEVLKVMHKMFSKTKTAFLVGEGSLRKNLSKLDFYPETYSPNFKLVNKETVDSIRMLKMKIIPWTVNNEMDIDRMLQLKVDGIITDYPEKVLKKL, encoded by the coding sequence ATGTTAAAAATCAAAAAGATAAGTTGTGTTGCACTAATCGTTCTGGCAATATATTCCTGTGATAGTCAAAAAAACATTACTTCAAAAAACAGAATAGAAGTTCAGGGACACCGCGGTGATCGCGGTAACTTTCCAGAGAATTCAATTCCTGCTTTTATCAGCGCTGTAAAAAAAGGAGTTGATGTTGTAGAACTAGATGTTGTGATTTCTAAAGATCAAAAAGTAGTCGTTTCTCATGAACCTTTCATGTCTTCGAAATATATGCTGGACGTTGAAGGAAAGCTTGTTACGAAGGAAAAACAGAAGAGTTACAATCTTTATGAAATGACTTATGACAGTATTAGAAAATTTGACAGTGGTTCTAGAGGAAATGAAGCTTTTCCGCAGCAGCAAAAACAAAAAACTTACAAACCGTTATTATCGGAGGTGATTGATAGTGTCGAGCAGTATATTTCAAGAAACAATCTGAAATCTGTAAGATATAATATCGAAATTAAATCTGAAAAAGCGGAATACGGTATAAGTCAGCCGGAACCTGAACAGTTCTGTCAGTTAGTAATGAAGATTATCAAAGAGAAAAGAATGGAAGATAAAATAAGTATTCAGTCTTTTGACCCAGAAGTTTTAAAGGTGATGCATAAGATGTTTTCTAAAACAAAAACTGCTTTTTTGGTTGGGGAAGGCAGTTTAAGAAAGAACCTTTCGAAGCTTGATTTTTATCCTGAAACTTATAGTCCTAATTTTAAATTAGTCAATAAAGAAACAGTTGATTCTATTCGAATGCTGAAAATGAAAATCATACCCTGGACCGTTAATAATGAAATGGATATTGATCGAATGTTACAGCTGAAAGTGGACGGAATTATAACAGATTATCCTGAAAAGGTATTGAAAAAGTTATAA
- a CDS encoding molybdopterin-binding protein: MKKYYLSLIAFILFLTFFSQKITAQTTAKEAVVKIEGEVLRPLTIGISDFAKMKHVDASMKNREGVMQKYSGVPIFDLLQQAGVTVGKELKGENLTKYMLVRSSDGYELVFSLAELDPSFTNRVIILADSKDGKPLADGVGPFRLVVPDENKPARSALEVTHLIIRFAKD, translated from the coding sequence ATGAAAAAATACTATTTATCGCTTATCGCTTTCATATTATTCTTGACATTCTTCTCTCAAAAAATAACAGCGCAAACTACAGCTAAAGAAGCGGTGGTAAAAATTGAAGGAGAGGTTCTAAGACCTTTGACAATCGGTATTTCGGATTTTGCGAAAATGAAACATGTTGATGCTTCTATGAAGAACCGTGAAGGGGTGATGCAAAAATATTCTGGAGTTCCTATTTTTGATCTTTTGCAGCAGGCAGGAGTTACTGTTGGGAAAGAATTGAAAGGAGAGAATCTTACCAAATATATGCTTGTGAGAAGCAGTGACGGTTATGAGCTTGTATTTTCATTAGCAGAACTGGATCCAAGTTTTACAAACAGGGTTATTATTTTAGCAGATTCTAAAGATGGAAAACCTTTGGCTGACGGAGTAGGACCATTTCGTTTGGTTGTTCCAGACGAGAATAAACCGGCGCGTTCTGCTCTTGAGGTTACTCATTTAATTATTCGTTTTGCTAAAGATTAA
- a CDS encoding FecR family protein, with protein sequence MKKENFLLLAKKYEEGTCTPEEKMVVETFFDKMQEEASDIENKISDEKGNEILNKILLELQVKPKKYTFKKALKVAAVLVTGLTIAFTAAKFTFKPVAITQITAKGEKKEIFLEDGSVIVLNSNSSITYPEEFETTRNIELVGQAYFKVFRDVKRPFIVQTHDVKVRVLGTSFDINSYNHHDTKVSVITGKVEVTSPTGQKVQITKNQQADLIKNSDLQISTENSNDKIAWISNTIILKNTKLSETVKIIENWYNVNITIQDQELNDLTISGKFKDEKLENVLESIAYLKQLKINYTTKNQIIIRKKTL encoded by the coding sequence TTGAAAAAAGAAAACTTTTTGCTTCTGGCAAAAAAATACGAAGAAGGTACCTGTACACCCGAAGAAAAAATGGTAGTTGAAACATTTTTTGATAAGATGCAGGAAGAAGCATCAGATATAGAAAATAAAATCTCTGATGAAAAAGGTAATGAAATTCTAAACAAAATACTTTTAGAATTACAGGTTAAACCAAAGAAATATACATTTAAAAAAGCATTAAAAGTTGCCGCGGTTTTAGTTACCGGACTTACTATTGCTTTTACCGCAGCGAAGTTTACTTTCAAACCTGTGGCAATTACTCAGATTACCGCGAAAGGCGAAAAGAAAGAGATTTTCCTTGAAGACGGCAGTGTCATTGTTTTAAACTCCAACAGCAGTATTACGTATCCAGAAGAATTTGAAACCACAAGAAATATAGAGCTTGTGGGGCAGGCTTACTTTAAAGTATTCAGAGATGTAAAACGACCTTTTATTGTACAAACCCACGACGTAAAAGTGAGGGTTTTAGGAACTTCATTCGACATCAATTCTTATAATCATCATGATACAAAAGTAAGTGTCATTACCGGAAAAGTGGAAGTTACTTCGCCAACCGGGCAAAAAGTACAAATCACTAAAAACCAGCAGGCCGATCTAATTAAGAATTCAGATTTACAGATTTCGACAGAAAACAGCAATGATAAAATCGCCTGGATTAGTAATACTATTATTTTAAAAAACACCAAACTTTCTGAAACGGTTAAAATTATAGAAAACTGGTACAATGTAAATATCACAATTCAAGATCAAGAACTGAATGATCTTACGATTTCAGGAAAATTCAAAGATGAAAAACTGGAAAACGTATTAGAAAGTATTGCCTATTTGAAACAGCTAAAAATAAATTACACAACTAAAAACCAAATCATTATAAGAAAAAAGACACTATAA
- a CDS encoding SusC/RagA family TonB-linked outer membrane protein has product MILLIFSFNGFALGQSAKDVQISLNLKDATITEFFKAVEQKTTFTFVFDEKISGTSQRISIFAEKESLDGVLTKIAAKTGLSFRKLNNTITVTHNLRAQMNVRGKVLDESGMPMPGVTILEKGTRTSTMTDMEGNFSFAVNASAVLVVSYIGYISQEVTASTGLITVTMKLGTSELNEVVVTALGIKREEKRLGFSQQTIKSENLSQGRPNNWSSGLKGKVAGLSITSTGSGPLNSQQITLRGNRSLSPKGNYALIVVDGVPVNAEMTTSGSTSAYMGEDSPIDYGNGISDLNLDDIDAVTVLKGAGATALYGSRAANGALIITTKSGKKNKGLGISFNTGATFDVIQRWPDYQYKYGQGTGNSADASGNQYYSYGNSADGTSTSGTSSAWGPAFTGQNFYQYDPVLEGQSAERLPWQSYRDNRKDFWRTGVTLNNNISIQGGDSKGSMRLSVGNQKNEWIMPNTGFDRVTAAVNANYQVSDRIKLGTAINYNTRNSDNLPSTGYNNGSIAYFMIFQQPNIDLDWYRPIWEKGKEQIQQLHPFSSFIDNPYLIAYEATNTLDSDQIVGNIFANITLSSNLDLMLRSSMNTYNQTREQKRPYSINRYAKGFYERQDVFKQEINSDFLLSYKKDFGNKFSLAASAGGNAMSYKYRRTEAEVTGLVVPGVYKLSNGSSAPILTLGDAYKKMSSLYGLVSMSYGEMLFVDITGRNDWTSTLPVENNSFFYPSINTSAVISEMVALPKSIDFLKYRLSFAQVGNDTEPYKTQKYYGQSAFPSSAQTLTVLYNDHFKPEITTSFETGFEIRMLRNRLTADATVYESVTKNQIIDIPMDFSTGYSGAVLNGGKVRNRGIELILGGKIIDGNNFKWNSTLNWSRNWNKVMELPEGIDGQQIIGTGGTASIIAKVGGTTSAIYGFGFVRSPEGKIVYDNAGLPAYPEEIQYIGDASPKWKAGLTNSFSIGNFTMNVTVDGQYGGIIYSQTHHKLSEQGKLNSNEMGRADGFIIGDGVVQNADGSYSPNTKQVATADWYVRYYRRANIESNSFDASFAKLREVSLQYNLPKRWLKNTGLQSLQFSIFGRDLATISDFPIYDPETAALNGDTILPGIEMGQMPSPATYGFNLSLTL; this is encoded by the coding sequence ATGATTTTATTAATTTTTTCTTTTAACGGATTCGCCTTAGGTCAATCTGCAAAAGATGTACAAATTAGCCTTAACCTAAAAGATGCCACGATTACGGAGTTTTTTAAAGCAGTAGAGCAGAAAACTACATTTACTTTTGTTTTTGATGAAAAAATATCTGGAACATCACAGCGCATTTCAATCTTTGCAGAAAAGGAGAGCCTTGACGGGGTACTGACCAAAATCGCAGCCAAAACGGGACTTTCTTTTAGAAAACTAAATAATACTATAACTGTTACTCATAATCTTCGAGCGCAGATGAATGTTCGAGGAAAAGTTTTAGACGAGAGCGGTATGCCTATGCCTGGAGTGACCATTCTGGAAAAGGGAACCAGAACCAGCACAATGACCGATATGGAAGGGAACTTCAGTTTTGCAGTTAATGCTTCGGCTGTTCTTGTGGTTTCTTACATTGGATATATTTCTCAGGAAGTTACGGCAAGCACTGGTTTAATCACAGTAACTATGAAGTTGGGTACAAGTGAATTAAACGAAGTTGTAGTAACGGCCTTAGGAATTAAAAGAGAAGAAAAACGATTGGGTTTCTCACAGCAAACTATCAAATCTGAAAACTTATCCCAAGGAAGGCCAAACAACTGGTCATCTGGACTGAAAGGTAAAGTGGCAGGCTTAAGTATAACCTCTACAGGTTCTGGACCTTTAAATTCACAGCAGATTACACTGAGAGGAAACAGATCATTAAGTCCTAAAGGAAATTATGCACTTATTGTAGTAGATGGAGTTCCAGTAAATGCTGAGATGACGACATCGGGTTCTACAAGTGCATACATGGGAGAAGATTCTCCAATCGATTATGGAAACGGAATTTCAGATCTAAATTTGGATGATATAGATGCGGTAACAGTCCTTAAAGGTGCAGGTGCAACTGCGCTTTACGGAAGCCGTGCGGCTAACGGAGCATTGATTATTACAACAAAATCTGGAAAGAAAAATAAAGGTTTAGGAATTTCTTTCAATACGGGAGCAACTTTCGATGTAATCCAAAGGTGGCCGGATTATCAATACAAATATGGACAAGGAACAGGAAATTCGGCAGATGCATCGGGTAACCAATATTATTCTTATGGAAATTCTGCTGATGGAACTTCAACCAGCGGTACCAGCAGTGCTTGGGGACCTGCTTTTACGGGTCAGAATTTCTATCAATACGATCCTGTATTAGAAGGACAATCGGCAGAAAGACTTCCATGGCAGTCTTACAGAGATAATCGTAAAGATTTTTGGAGAACAGGTGTCACATTAAACAATAACATATCGATTCAGGGAGGCGACAGCAAAGGATCAATGCGTCTTTCTGTTGGAAATCAAAAGAACGAATGGATTATGCCTAATACTGGTTTTGACAGAGTTACTGCTGCTGTAAATGCCAATTATCAAGTATCTGACAGAATCAAACTTGGAACTGCAATAAACTACAATACCAGAAATAGTGATAACCTGCCTTCTACAGGATATAATAACGGTTCTATTGCCTATTTTATGATTTTTCAGCAGCCTAATATCGATTTGGACTGGTACCGTCCAATTTGGGAGAAAGGAAAAGAACAGATTCAGCAGTTACATCCTTTTAGTTCGTTTATCGATAATCCGTATCTAATTGCTTACGAGGCAACAAATACATTAGACAGCGATCAGATTGTGGGGAATATTTTTGCCAATATTACTTTGTCTTCCAATTTAGATTTGATGCTGCGTTCTTCAATGAATACTTATAATCAGACAAGAGAACAAAAAAGACCGTACAGTATTAATAGATATGCGAAAGGATTTTATGAAAGACAGGACGTTTTCAAACAGGAAATCAATTCAGACTTTCTGCTTTCTTATAAAAAAGACTTTGGAAATAAATTCTCCCTTGCGGCTTCAGCAGGAGGAAATGCCATGAGTTATAAATATAGGCGAACAGAAGCTGAGGTAACGGGTTTGGTTGTACCGGGAGTTTATAAACTTTCGAATGGTTCAAGCGCACCAATTCTGACTTTGGGCGATGCTTATAAAAAAATGAGCAGTTTATATGGTTTAGTTTCTATGTCATATGGAGAAATGCTTTTTGTTGACATTACAGGAAGAAACGACTGGACAAGTACGCTTCCTGTAGAAAACAATTCATTCTTTTACCCTTCAATAAATACAAGTGCCGTTATTTCTGAAATGGTTGCACTTCCAAAATCAATTGATTTTTTAAAGTATAGACTTTCTTTTGCTCAGGTCGGAAATGATACAGAACCCTATAAAACGCAGAAATATTACGGACAGAGTGCTTTTCCAAGTTCTGCCCAGACATTAACGGTTTTGTATAATGATCATTTTAAACCAGAAATTACCACAAGTTTTGAGACAGGTTTTGAAATTAGAATGCTTCGAAACAGACTAACAGCAGATGCTACGGTCTATGAAAGTGTGACAAAAAACCAAATTATTGATATTCCAATGGATTTCTCAACGGGTTACAGTGGCGCAGTCTTAAACGGAGGAAAAGTAAGAAACCGCGGTATTGAGCTTATTCTTGGCGGAAAAATTATTGATGGGAACAATTTTAAATGGAATTCAACCTTAAACTGGTCACGCAACTGGAATAAAGTAATGGAATTGCCAGAAGGAATTGATGGACAGCAGATAATTGGTACTGGAGGAACAGCATCAATCATTGCAAAAGTCGGCGGTACTACTAGTGCTATTTATGGTTTTGGCTTTGTGAGATCTCCAGAAGGCAAAATTGTGTATGATAATGCAGGTCTGCCAGCTTATCCTGAAGAAATACAATATATTGGCGATGCTAGTCCAAAGTGGAAAGCAGGTTTAACCAATAGTTTTTCAATTGGAAATTTCACAATGAATGTAACTGTTGACGGTCAGTACGGCGGTATTATTTATTCGCAGACACACCACAAACTTTCTGAGCAGGGAAAATTAAATTCTAATGAAATGGGCAGGGCAGATGGTTTCATCATCGGAGATGGTGTAGTTCAAAATGCCGACGGATCTTATTCTCCAAATACTAAACAAGTAGCCACTGCAGACTGGTACGTTCGTTATTACCGAAGAGCCAATATTGAATCCAATTCTTTTGATGCTTCGTTTGCAAAACTTCGTGAAGTCAGTCTTCAATATAATCTGCCAAAAAGATGGCTGAAAAATACTGGACTTCAGTCGCTGCAGTTTTCAATTTTCGGAAGAGATTTAGCGACTATTTCAGATTTCCCAATCTACGATCCCGAAACAGCGGCACTAAACGGAGATACCATTCTGCCAGGTATAGAAATGGGCCAGATGCCTTCTCCAGCTACTTATGGTTTTAATTTAAGTTTGACTTTATAA
- a CDS encoding calcineurin-like phosphoesterase C-terminal domain-containing protein: MKNTFIFSAAMFCSVITAQTTVKGIVFEDLNQNGKKEKKENGIANVAITNGREVVLTDKKGNYELPLQNDAIIAVIKPSGYKIQVNKDNLPQFFYNHKPAGSPKGKFEGVAPTGKLPESVDFGLIPQKETADFTALVFGDPQPYTLEEVDFFTRGIVSEVEGIKNIPFGLSMGDLVANDLSLFNPYIQAVKKIGIPWYNLLGNHDLNFDAKADNLADETYEAHFGPANYAFNYGKVHFIILDDVLYPDPRDNEGYWGGFTEEQMQFIENDLKTVPKENLIVMAFHIPISEPDPKDDSFRDNDRQKLFELLKDFPNTLSLSAHTHLQRQDFFDKKDGWLQETPHHHYNIGTTSGDWYSGKLDEKGIPISVMRDGTPKGYAFIHFNGNKYTVDYKVAGKPDNYQMKVFAPKVVAKGKRTKSGVFANFFMGSKKDKVVYRVDQGEWKGMDYVEVQDPSYVELVYEWELSEVLMPGKRSSDPEKSTHVWRGNIPSDLAMGEHTIEIKATDMFGKTHTANTSYRIDKAK; encoded by the coding sequence ATGAAAAACACATTTATATTTAGCGCGGCAATGTTTTGTAGTGTTATAACAGCACAAACAACCGTAAAAGGAATCGTATTTGAAGATTTAAATCAAAACGGTAAAAAAGAAAAAAAGGAAAATGGAATTGCCAATGTTGCCATAACAAACGGACGCGAAGTCGTTTTAACTGATAAAAAGGGAAACTACGAACTGCCGCTTCAAAATGATGCAATTATTGCAGTTATTAAACCTTCTGGGTATAAAATTCAGGTTAATAAAGACAATCTGCCTCAATTTTTCTACAATCACAAACCTGCTGGTTCTCCTAAAGGAAAGTTTGAGGGTGTTGCTCCAACAGGAAAACTTCCAGAGTCTGTAGATTTTGGATTGATTCCGCAAAAAGAAACTGCCGATTTTACAGCTCTTGTTTTTGGAGATCCACAGCCGTATACGCTGGAAGAAGTTGATTTTTTTACAAGAGGAATTGTTTCTGAAGTGGAAGGAATTAAAAATATTCCGTTTGGATTAAGTATGGGAGATTTGGTTGCAAATGATCTTAGTTTATTCAATCCCTACATTCAGGCCGTAAAAAAAATCGGAATTCCATGGTACAATCTATTAGGAAACCACGATTTAAATTTTGATGCCAAAGCAGATAATTTAGCCGATGAAACTTACGAAGCGCATTTTGGTCCTGCCAATTATGCTTTCAATTACGGCAAAGTGCATTTTATCATACTTGATGATGTTTTGTATCCAGACCCAAGAGATAATGAAGGTTACTGGGGAGGTTTTACGGAAGAACAAATGCAGTTTATAGAAAATGATCTTAAAACTGTACCAAAAGAGAATTTAATTGTTATGGCTTTTCATATTCCAATCAGCGAGCCAGATCCTAAAGATGATTCCTTCAGGGACAATGACCGCCAAAAATTATTCGAACTGCTGAAAGATTTTCCAAATACACTTTCACTTTCTGCTCATACCCACTTACAGAGACAAGATTTTTTCGATAAAAAAGACGGCTGGCTGCAAGAAACCCCTCATCATCATTATAATATAGGAACAACTTCTGGTGACTGGTATTCAGGCAAACTGGATGAAAAAGGAATTCCAATTTCTGTTATGAGGGACGGAACACCAAAAGGATATGCTTTTATTCATTTTAATGGAAATAAATATACAGTAGATTATAAAGTCGCAGGAAAACCAGACAATTACCAAATGAAAGTTTTTGCTCCAAAAGTAGTGGCAAAAGGAAAGCGTACCAAATCTGGTGTATTTGCTAATTTCTTTATGGGAAGTAAAAAAGATAAAGTTGTTTACCGCGTTGATCAAGGCGAATGGAAAGGAATGGATTATGTAGAAGTACAGGATCCGTCGTATGTAGAATTAGTTTACGAATGGGAATTGTCAGAAGTATTGATGCCTGGAAAACGTTCATCAGATCCTGAAAAAAGCACACACGTTTGGAGAGGAAATATTCCGTCTGATCTTGCCATGGGCGAACATACAATCGAAATAAAAGCTACGGATATGTTTGGTAAAACCCACACCGCTAACACAAGTTACAGAATTGATAAAGCAAAATAA
- a CDS encoding RNA polymerase sigma factor: MKKDLLKMTDDELQKLIFEGNDAAFSIIFNRYWKKLYSYAFKIYKDEAVCEDIVQEIFISLWKNASNTVILNLEAYLFRAVKYKIANQIRNLKFDQHHIDVLETIPDPSLSVNDLEYIDFEKNINAQIDKLTPKCREVFLLSRIDHFTNAEIAAKLNLSIHTVEKHISNALKQLRLNSTSYNYLLFYWAAFFYVN, encoded by the coding sequence ATGAAAAAGGATCTTTTGAAAATGACAGACGATGAACTTCAGAAATTAATTTTTGAGGGAAACGATGCTGCGTTTTCAATAATTTTTAACCGTTATTGGAAAAAGCTTTATTCCTATGCTTTTAAGATCTATAAAGACGAAGCAGTCTGTGAAGATATTGTTCAGGAAATCTTTATTAGTCTCTGGAAAAATGCATCCAATACCGTCATATTAAATCTTGAAGCTTACCTTTTTAGAGCGGTTAAATATAAAATTGCCAATCAAATTAGAAACTTGAAATTTGATCAGCACCATATTGACGTATTAGAAACAATTCCAGATCCAAGTTTATCTGTAAACGACTTGGAATACATTGATTTTGAAAAAAATATCAATGCTCAAATCGATAAATTAACTCCCAAATGCCGAGAGGTCTTTTTACTAAGCAGAATAGATCATTTTACAAATGCTGAAATTGCAGCAAAACTTAACCTGTCAATTCATACTGTGGAGAAACATATCAGCAATGCACTTAAGCAGCTTCGCTTAAATTCTACATCCTATAATTATCTTCTTTTTTACTGGGCGGCGTTCTTTTATGTTAACTAA